GGAAATCGAGAATTGATAGTGCTATAAGAGAATTTGCTGCCAAACACTATTTGATATCTGAAAACAAGTTCCAAGAGGATCCTCTGAGGTAGCGAAGATCCCCTAGGATACTGACAGATGTGGGAATATGTGAGAAGTGGGAAACTCATGATGACAGTCCCACTAATGAGAGACTATAAAAGGAGATGAGGGTAAACacagtggggggggggggggggggagggttGGAAAAAAGTTAGGGAgtgagaaacaaagagagaaacataggGGAATAGAGGGAAATTAGACGGGAGTATTGGTAGTAAAGTTGGGATGAGATGGACCAAGCAAATTTGAGGCCTAATCTGTAGGACAGTGATATAgcccacaaataaataaattgcgGCCCAAACACCGTTGTTAGAAAAGTTCTTGGGGACCATAGATTTCATTcttaaaaaagaagtaaaattaCGTGGATAAATACTAGTCTagaactattttatttttgagaaaagtcTAGAACCAATAATCTAAGTTTGGCAGCTAGGCTATGGAAATGCAAAGGGATTAGGCACCCATTTTAGCCTGCCTAAACCGGTCTTCTAGAAATTAATGACCATGAATTCATATCATTCAATCATACAAATATAATACAACCATCTAAACATGCCATAAAGAAGGAAAGTGAGCATGGAAAAATCAAAGCAACAATTTAAGGTTGGATAAAACCAAATTTTGTTGATGTGAGCATTCAAGTATATTCAAACCCTAAATTATGAGAACATGTTCATCGTTGCATTCATCCGATATCATTATAGAAAAAGTTTTcgtgtagaaaaaaaaaagggttatagCTCTATACCTACATACACATTGAGCTCAGAATATCATGGCTGTTGGATGAGAGTGTTGTTGCTAAAAAGGATTTGCAGTCAATTTAATGGCTCTCTAAAAGAGTGCTTCTACTGTCAAGAACACTACCTTTATTTATAGAGGTGGGAGCTCAAGGTGATgtagtttgaactttgaatcaTAGTCTTCGAGAGTTATCTTAGTTCATATTCATCCCTTGTGTTGATTGGATAAGTGTGCATCTCATGAAGATTCAAAAAGAACGATGAAAAATTCAtaagtgccgattggcactgTAACTCAGGTTTATCCAATttctactattttttattttgctcaAATTCTAATAAGTTTTTCTAGATAAATATAAGTTTTGTCCAGcatttgaagagagagagagagagagagagagagttaacaatattgaatatttgttgcaagTGTCTGATACAACAGAACATAATAGCCTATAGGGGACAAATTGACCCCTCATATTTCAACCCTTATGATCTATAACCCAGTGGCAGAGATtttaaaaccaaaccaaatgaATATAGAATAATGTATGATTTGCAAATCTGAGTTGCAGAACATCAACTATACATCAACCACAACTCCTATTTACCTGCCAACTgggtagagaaaagaaaaagaatacacACAACAAATATAAAAGGAAGACGGAATAAAAAGAATAGTTACATAATAATTGGTTTATATCTCCTATTATAACAGGTGTGCCCACACGTTCATAGCCTGAAGTTTCTGCAACTCAAATGGCAACCTGATGCAGaagtaaataaaaaactataagaccccaaaattggataGTAGGAATTAACACAAAGTGATAGTATATGTTGTTTCATcacgagaaagagagagatagagagaaccCTCTCCGCAGTAAACAAACTTAGTTTATAGAATCAATATTTTAGGTTCATCAAAAAGCTGTAGTGGTGAAGGCACCCTTGCTCTCTTTATCCTAGAATCCAGATTCTCGTGGGACCTCCATTAACAAAAATTGAGCCATCCTACCTAGCACTTTTCAACCATAGAAAGGGATTTTGTATATGATGTAGAACAGAACATGGGGTCAATTTTTGTTGTATGTTAATCTTTGATATTTTCGTGTAATATTATAAATATGGTAGTGTATTAATATGGTATTTGAGAATTTGGTTTTTATGGAGCCTATAAATTGGTCCCTaagttgtaaaatgaaaattgcagttaattatcaataaaatttgtgtcaatttattttctttcatctagTGGATTTCATAGTGTTTACTTGTGATTTAAGGAGCCCCATGCTTTTAGCTATAATTAGATTTTCCCTCACTGTCCTGCTTATATTGCAGTAACCTTTGGTAAGACTGTTGGAATCTTAGATAGATATAATTTGGGGCTACTTTAGCACAAAATATCGTGTCACAATATACGAATCGGTAATAAACATTCACATGAAGGTCATGGGTTATAGATAAAATGCTGTTTTAAATATCTAACCTAATAAACAAAACATTGTAAATAAAGAACTTGCTTCCTCTCTCGACTAACCTTTAAGCTAGGGATGTCCTCCTGCAAGAACCACCATGGACCATTTTTGGATAATAATCTGGAAACACAAGAGGCCAGTTGGAATTTAGACCATCACACATGCTAAAACTATGGCCAGAATAACATGATAATATCAATCTCAAGAGATCTTGTATGTGAAGTCAATGTCAAAGTTTGTTTTCCGCTAagcaaaattaacatttaaatttatgAGTGTTGCTAAGAGCAAAATCTTAATATTCATATCCAAATTCATCCACTGCATACTAAAGTGTGGTTGATATGCAGAAACCTCAAATAAATACAGTATAATCACATTCATACAAGTGTGTGATGAGCTTGACCAAAAGTTTGATTATCTATGTGCCATATCAACTTGAATCATAGCTTATAAATGTCCAATTTAACCTTGTAGCAATTTGCAAAGGATAGTGAAggtaaagagagagaaaaaaaatttaacacaaTTCTGCACATACCTCATGTATCCAGCCACTGTTCGCAGGCCCATGAAAAGAGTTAAACCGGACCAAACACCCGAAAGACCAATAGCAGAGGGAGCATAGAGCAAAAATGCAGAAGAAATTGCCCCTACCACCATCTGAAAATTATTTGCATAtgttaaaagaaaagatataaacTAATTGAATGGATTAATATCATGACCACTATCTTATCTAAATAGTTAATCAATATGACAAGGCAGCTTACCATAGAGATAGCTGCATATGAAAAGTCTGaaattccataatggaggccatCAAATATATAAGCCAGAGCATTGATAGGTTGACTGGCGCTGACAAACTGTAGCAAATTTAGGCAGGAGCTTATAAACAAAATGATgaaacatataacaaaaattggaCATGATCCAAGGCTAACAGAGATACATACCAACAACCCGGATCTTACAATTCCTAACACTTCAGAATCATTAGTGAACAATGTAGCTAATGACCCAAAAGACACGCCCAATATGATAGCTAAGGAAATGCCAGTGAATAGCCCCGTCTGAGGAAACATATATGATGTCATAAAAAATAATCCCAAAGGGAGAAACGggaaaaaagaaacacattCTTTCAATTTCAAAGTATGTGctaaaactaaaacaataacaacatgCAATAAGTCACCTTTAAAGCAAAGTAAGTGATTTCTTTCACAGTGCTGTAGTCACCTTTAGCAAGGGCACTTGCAATAAGAGCCTACATTCAATAAATGCTCTTCAATAATTTGGTAAATTAATGTAAACATGTTAAAATAATGATGCAATCACAAGATTTAACAAgaacaaaagcaaagaaaaggAGTTTGCAATCATATGCAAACACCTTAGCTGTGAGGACAACAAATAGGTATCAATGAAACTTTTAAATCTAACTCCAGAATATGAAAAGCTGAGGTAGGCTAACCAAGGAGTTTCTAGTCATGAAAATTAAAGGCAATGGATTGCCAAAGTATCAACCTTAATCTCTCTTTAACATATACAAGTGTAACAGGATGTTACCATAATtagaaatttatgaaaataacaAAGTTAGGAGACTCTGAATGAAGGGAGGATTTATAGGAGATTAATAGAAAAGGTTTGTGATTACACATTGCATACCTGACCAGATCCAGCTTGTGCATCAGCAAGGAGAGACACAGATAACCACACTTGCAAGCATATCTGATGAGCTGCCATTGCTAATGGTCCAAGACGAGCAGCCATTGATGTGCTCAAAGTTATTGTCAAAACAGCAGCTAGGGTTCTCCCAAGAAGAAAACCACCTAAGCAAAAAATTCTGGTATGTGAGTGATCAGTGCACAAAGAATTAGATACTGAGTCATATACATTGAAAGTGGAAAAAATTAATGTGCTTATTCACCGTTTGACAAGTGGTAGTTTAGCATGGTATTAGAGCAGTGGTCCTGAGTTTGAACCTTGTCTTCATCTTCCCTCCCATTTGAAAGTTAAACATTCCACATGTTGGGACTTGGGACCCACTTATTAAGAGGGAGTTTGGGCCCACACATGAGGTGGTATATTAAAATagtggttaagtgattaaattcaccatttcgtAGCATGTTATGTAGCTTCGAATTTTGTCTAGAAACATCAAAGCATTATTAAAAAACCAGTCAATCAATCcagaaaatgcaaaattttgatTGTCCTACTTTTTTGACTATATAACATGAAAAACACATAACAGATCCAATTAAAGGAGAGAATGACTACCATTATAGCCACATGGAATCAGCAAAAGAGTCAAAGAAGATGTCCCTAAACCAAATATAAGAGCAGAATAAAACTCACCAGATCTTAGGTAGCCACCAAAATGCAAACTTTTTGCACTGGGAACTGACAATACAGTCCTTTTATTAAGATACCAGATCATCAAAATGGTGACAATGTATCTGGAAAATGTGAAAGCATATAGTTTCAGTTATGAGGCTATGAGTAACAGAAGCAGAAGGAAGAACTCTAACAGTTGAAGCACATACTGAGAGACAACAGTAGAAATGGCAGCACCAGTTACACCCAAGCGAAAATAATACATAAgtaaaggaaataaaaacacAGCTGACAAATTTCCGAGTCCTGCAAATAAATCATTTACATCCATTAGTTAGTTAACAAAAAATCTGATAGATAATGCTGAATTGGAGGTCTGCTTGGTTGTAAGCAAAAGATTCAATCCATGGGAACTGGCATGTGTAGAATAACATTTACTTTGTGATAGAAACAATAAGGAGCTAAATCAATATCAACAGAGTTCTATGATTGatgaaatatttaataatagAAATTGAATAAAGTGATTTCATTTTTATGATTTGATATATCACTTTCATTGCATCATAGCGGCCATCTTACTAAAttcattaagaaaaataaattatatgtaATGTAGTTGTACGTTCTTGCACATGTGATGTTTGACATTATCAGGTTCTTATTTAATGTTATATTCCAATGAGATCAAAGGAAAGCCAGGGAAAGAGGGgatgtgggggggggggggggttactGTTAGGGAGATGACACCCTGGGAACACTTCAATTGAGCccttatatatcatatatggaCGCTACATAACCCCAAAGTTTAAGCCTATGAATTTGGATCCAATTATGTTATAATAATTTCTCTACTTCTTTAATTTTTCCCGCCCTCCATAGGAACCCTGTTCATATCTATGGGAACCTCATGTTTTGCCATTCTTCATTGATCTAGCACTGTTGACAATGCTATATTCTAGGGCCTTTTTCCAAGATAATTTATATGGGCATTGTGGGCTTGCCTTGTACAATGCACACTTGTGTGAGCTCCAAGTACACACATTTTGTCGCCACCTTGCCACAACCTACCATACCTCTGATTCCACCTGTTATGTAGATAACAACTTGGGGAGACTACAATTTAGACCTTAATATGTTATATAGGAACAacacaacccaaaaaattaagCCTATGGGTTTGGACCTaattaggtcatattaattcatcaacttctttactttttctctATGTGAACTTCCACACACACTTGTATACCCAAAAATTACCATAAGATGAGCACTACTTGAAGCATTAGACATGTGACTAATAGAGGGAGGCAAATATGTGCAAAATCACAGGGTGGTTTATACAGCTATAATAGCTTTTAGCCggcatatatataaattagggTGGGTTAGTATGCatcaaaaaaatagttttttctttaaatcttcctgaaaatgctttaaatagtaaaaaaaaagccaaGATAAAATGACTGTTTTTTGTGATATACAGGTTTATGTTGGAACAGTGACACATGCTCATCGCATAGAATACCAGTGCAGTCCAATGACATTCATATTCCTTTCCTCATATAAGTTTCAGAAGGTAAGCTGAGCACTTGCCTAGACATAATACAGGGGTCTTTGTGTCCTTAAATCCACGGAAGATGCCTTGAATGGCCAGAGAAACAACAACTGCAGGAGCACCAATTGCTCTAAGTTTAAGAAATTTTTCTGCTGGAATGCGCATGGATGAAGCCTTTTTACAGAAATAAGCATTAGAAGTTAGTTCACTCTATAAATGGAAAACGGAATGTGAGATCAAAATTACAATGCAAATGTTACTTGTCAATAGGAGGTAAATAATAGGAACGCACTAATATCATATGTACTCTTAGCAAAGTTTTACTCACAGATGATATGCCCATAATGTTCAGAAATATTCCAGACCCCAAATACATTGCCAAAGCCTCAAAAGTACCAATTGTAACTGATAAAAGTAAGGCAGTAGAGACTGAGGGTAGAAGCTTTCTTTCACCCATTCCATCAAAAGCTGTACATCAATTATTTCAAATAGAGAACAAGATTCAATATTCAGGGTCATTTATcttgtgtttcatttttttttcccaatgtAAGCGAGGAACTCAAAATGGCATGCTTTGAAGTTCAAGAGAAGAAATTCTAGCATCTGTTGTGGTTTCACCTGAATTAGATTCCTTGCTTGCATTCTTTGATATGTCTTCAGCCACAAATGATGTCGCTACACTGAGAAGAGGGATATTGAAAACCTTTGATATGATGTTGAAAATTGACATAGAAAGACCTGC
This genomic stretch from Castanea sativa cultivar Marrone di Chiusa Pesio chromosome 1, ASM4071231v1 harbors:
- the LOC142622682 gene encoding protein DETOXIFICATION 45, chloroplastic-like → MEITQLSGSLACGINVKKCERRSIKNMAKRFGSKISREGHHVHYFAVCDNRKLKFSNVARRCGLISEQQTSDYELSASSLEVQDIVASKNVTVPSKRTFEIAETASTSESHTPSVQTELIMLSLPAIAGQAIEPLAQLMETAYIGRLGPLELASAGLSMSIFNIISKVFNIPLLSVATSFVAEDISKNASKESNSAFDGMGERKLLPSVSTALLLSVTIGTFEALAMYLGSGIFLNIMGISSASSMRIPAEKFLKLRAIGAPAVVVSLAIQGIFRGFKDTKTPVLCLGLGNLSAVFLFPLLMYYFRLGVTGAAISTVVSQYIVTILMIWYLNKRTVLSVPSAKSLHFGGYLRSGGFLLGRTLAAVLTITLSTSMAARLGPLAMAAHQICLQVWLSVSLLADAQAGSGQALIASALAKGDYSTVKEITYFALKTGLFTGISLAIILGVSFGSLATLFTNDSEVLGIVRSGLLFVSASQPINALAYIFDGLHYGISDFSYAAISMMVVGAISSAFLLYAPSAIGLSGVWSGLTLFMGLRTVAGYMRLLSKNGPWWFLQEDIPSLKVAI